In one window of Maribacter sp. BPC-D8 DNA:
- a CDS encoding DUF4252 domain-containing protein, translated as MKKILVLTLLVLAPVIINAQDIFEKYEDNDKVTFVAMQPKMFQMLGKMSVSSDDPEAKEFFELVNSITSFKVITTEDAAISNDVDKWVTNRLSSSSFEELMRVRDGSSNVKFYVKEGKDSDHVKELLMFVTGLKDVDIDINGKKLETVLLSLTGDINLRSVSKLTDKMDLPGGDQLGKAAKKGN; from the coding sequence ATGAAAAAGATACTAGTATTAACGCTTTTGGTGTTAGCCCCTGTAATAATCAACGCTCAAGATATTTTTGAGAAGTATGAAGATAACGATAAGGTAACCTTTGTTGCCATGCAGCCAAAAATGTTTCAGATGTTGGGTAAAATGAGCGTAAGTTCAGATGATCCCGAAGCAAAAGAATTTTTTGAATTGGTTAATTCCATAACCAGCTTTAAGGTGATAACTACTGAAGATGCAGCTATTTCTAATGATGTAGATAAGTGGGTTACCAATCGTTTAAGTAGTTCTTCTTTTGAAGAACTAATGAGAGTACGTGATGGTAGCTCTAATGTAAAGTTTTACGTAAAAGAAGGTAAAGATAGCGACCATGTAAAAGAACTTTTAATGTTTGTAACTGGTTTAAAAGATGTTGATATAGACATCAATGGTAAAAAGTTAGAAACTGTTCTTTTGTCCTTGACCGGAGATATAAACTTACGTTCAGTGTCGAAATTGACCGATAAAATGGATTTACCTGGTGGTGACCAATTAGGCAAAGCAGCAAAGAAGGGGAACTAA
- a CDS encoding DUF4252 domain-containing protein, whose product MKKVAVVILMAILPVLGFSQSVFDKYENMDNVGSVIVNKGMIDLVSKLGGMSDDAEAKEFMDIASGLRNVKVFMTEDASVTADMTSTVKKYLKSSKLEELMRVKDQDVNVKFYVKDGKKKDHVSELLMFVSGLENVDVGHNGRKLETVLVSLTGDIDLNKIGTLTNKMDLPKDLNKASGK is encoded by the coding sequence ATGAAAAAAGTAGCAGTAGTAATTTTAATGGCAATTTTACCCGTATTGGGTTTTTCACAATCTGTATTTGACAAATATGAAAATATGGATAATGTAGGGTCTGTAATAGTAAACAAAGGTATGATCGACCTAGTTTCTAAATTAGGCGGTATGAGCGACGACGCAGAGGCTAAGGAGTTTATGGATATCGCTAGCGGACTAAGAAATGTAAAAGTTTTTATGACAGAAGATGCTTCGGTAACGGCAGATATGACATCAACCGTAAAGAAATATCTTAAGTCTTCGAAGCTAGAAGAGTTAATGCGCGTAAAAGATCAAGATGTTAACGTTAAGTTTTATGTGAAAGACGGTAAAAAGAAAGATCACGTATCAGAATTATTAATGTTCGTTAGTGGTTTAGAGAATGTAGATGTGGGGCATAACGGTCGAAAACTTGAAACAGTATTAGTGAGCCTTACCGGTGATATCGATTTAAATAAGATAGGTACTTTGACCAATAAAATGGATTTACCTAAAGATTTGAACAAAGCATCGGGCAAATAA
- a CDS encoding DUF4252 domain-containing protein, which produces MKKVYFMMMLVLVFTISSCSSEQSLQEYYISSAENPNFMSFDLPSSLLDLEKANLTDSEMKAASSLKKLNVLAFQKKDTNEADYQAQKATIKSILKDDDYSELMKINTAMGKATLQLKGDDDSIDELVIYGDNDEKGLILVRVLGDDMNPASFVQLIKAMEKSDFNGKGLEKLGDLLKG; this is translated from the coding sequence ATGAAAAAAGTATATTTTATGATGATGTTGGTATTAGTTTTTACCATATCATCGTGCTCATCAGAACAGAGTTTGCAAGAGTATTATATTTCAAGTGCAGAGAATCCAAATTTCATGTCTTTTGATTTGCCTTCTAGTCTTTTAGATTTAGAAAAGGCAAATTTGACTGATTCAGAGATGAAAGCGGCCTCGTCACTTAAAAAATTAAATGTATTAGCATTTCAAAAAAAGGACACAAACGAAGCTGATTATCAAGCTCAAAAAGCAACTATAAAGTCAATTTTAAAAGATGATGATTATAGTGAGCTTATGAAAATAAATACGGCAATGGGTAAAGCTACCTTGCAGTTAAAAGGAGATGATGATTCAATAGATGAGTTAGTAATCTATGGAGATAATGATGAAAAAGGATTAATTCTGGTTCGTGTACTAGGTGATGATATGAACCCTGCTAGTTTTGTTCAATTAATAAAAGCTATGGAAAAATCTGATTTTAATGGTAAAGGATTAGAGAAACTTGGAGATTTATTGAAAGGCTAA
- a CDS encoding mechanosensitive ion channel family protein, which translates to MENTQVWIDKGIGMAMEYGPKVLMAILIYIIGSWVIKKLIGVANKGMTKQEYDESLKKFLLNLAKWALTIFLIITVISTLGVETTSFAAVIAAAGLAIGLALQGSLSNFAGGVLLIIFKPYKIGDLIEAQGVLGNVKEIEIFTTKLVTPENKLAIVPNGAMANGNIINYTAEGKIRVDTTVGVAYDSDLQKTKDVLLAMLKANPLVLQDPAPSVNVSELADSSVNLAVRPFCKPEDFWDVYFATIEGTKKALDTAGIEIPYPHEVQINK; encoded by the coding sequence ATGGAAAACACACAAGTATGGATTGACAAAGGAATTGGAATGGCAATGGAATATGGACCAAAGGTTCTGATGGCCATTTTAATATATATAATCGGTTCTTGGGTTATTAAAAAATTGATTGGTGTAGCAAATAAAGGCATGACCAAGCAAGAGTACGATGAGTCTTTAAAGAAATTTTTGCTGAATTTAGCGAAATGGGCACTTACAATATTTTTAATCATTACTGTTATTTCAACATTAGGTGTTGAAACTACAAGTTTTGCAGCAGTTATCGCAGCAGCTGGTTTGGCAATAGGTCTTGCATTGCAAGGTTCTCTTTCAAATTTCGCAGGTGGTGTTTTACTTATCATATTCAAGCCTTATAAAATTGGAGATTTAATAGAAGCACAAGGTGTTCTGGGTAATGTAAAAGAAATCGAGATTTTTACAACTAAGTTGGTAACACCAGAAAATAAGTTAGCAATTGTTCCTAATGGTGCAATGGCAAATGGTAACATAATAAATTATACTGCAGAAGGTAAAATAAGAGTTGACACAACGGTAGGTGTAGCTTATGATTCTGATTTGCAAAAAACAAAAGATGTGTTATTGGCAATGTTAAAGGCAAACCCTTTGGTATTACAAGATCCAGCTCCTTCAGTAAATGTTTCTGAATTGGCAGATAGTTCTGTAAATCTTGCAGTTCGTCCTTTCTGTAAGCCAGAAGATTTTTGGGATGTTTATTTTGCAACCATTGAAGGTACTAAGAAAGCATTGGATACTGCAGGTATTGAAATTCCTTACCCGCACGAAGTTCAAATCAATAAATAA